A window of Tatumella citrea genomic DNA:
CGCTTCTACAGTATCAAAATCGCTATTCAGGCTGGCGGGGACAGTACTCGGCGGAGTATTTATTTTCCTGATTTATCCTTCCACAGTAATGTATCCGGTGATGTTCAGTCTGGCAGTATCCTGCTGGGTCGCTGTGTGCCTGTATTTATCCTTACATGACCGGACTCCCAAAAGTTATATTTTTATGCTGGCAGGCTACAGTGCTGCGATTATGGGGTTTCCTGATGTAACGACTCCTTCTGACATTAGCTATACCGTCATTTCACGGATTGAAGAAGTGGCTGTTGGGATAATTATCAGTAGCCTGGTACATGTGTTGATCTTCCCGGTCAGTATGCGTTCATTACTGGAAAACAGCGTTAATAACTGGTACCAGCAGGCGAAAAAAGTCTGCGGTTCATTATTAACCCAGCATCAGTCAGCGGATTCCCCGGAAAGGGATCAGATACTGGTACAGATGGCTAATTACCCGCTGAATGTAGAAGTGCTGATGACGCATTGCGCCTATGAAGCTAATCAGGTCCAGCGGCTGGTGCGGCTGGTGTCAGCTCAGTATCAGCATCTCTCATACCTGGTGCCTACACTGACGGCTATCGAAAAGCGTCTGAAATTACTGGCAGCGGAAAATATTCAGTTGCCCGAAGAGATGCGACTGAGCGTTACACGTTTTCTGGCATGGCTGGACGATTCGGCTGAAGAGAACAGTGAGTCAGTGACCCGCCAGTTGGAAGAAACCCAGTCAATTATCCAGCAGCGGTTTTTAACTAATGAATTGGGTACAGAGCAGAGTTTGTTGTTTACCGGGTTAATTGAACGACTGCAAAACTTTGTCCGTATTCTGACCGCTTATCACGGTGTGGAAGTCAGACTGTCGCAGCTGAAAAGACGTCGCGGGAAGCCTGAGGTGATGCATCGAAAAAAATATGTCGATGAAGGTATGGCCGCACTGTCATCGTTTACTGCTTTTATCGCCACCTTTGTCTGTTGTCTGCTGTGGATAGGTACCGGTTGGAGCAGTGGTTCTAACGCCGCTATGTTTGCTGCGGTAACCTGTTCATTTTTTGCGACCCACGACAGTCCCATCGGCGGAATGCGCATATTTATGAAAGGCGTGGTCATTGCCATAGCGATCAGTATCTTTTATTCAATGGTCATCATTCCGCGGGCTATCACTTTTGAAGCATTAATCATTTGCCTGTCACCAGCCTTAATTTTTATGGGGCTGATTATCGCCAACCCGGCCACCAATTTTATTGGTCTGATTATTGCCACCCAGTTACCGGGATATATTGGTTTCAGCCACGATTTCGCACCCAATACTTTCGCCACCATTAATGCCGCGCTTTCCACTACCGTCGGTATTGTTCTCTCGCTGGTAATTACATTGTTAATCCGTAACAAACGTCCTTCATGGATAGCGAGAAGGGCGCTGAGAGCGGGGCTGCGTGAGCTGCTTCAGTTACTGGGGGATATTCGTCTGCAGAAATCAACATTGCTGCAACGCCAGCAATTTATCCAACGAATGCTGGACCGGATTAATATTATTCTGCCCCGCAATGTGGTTGACCCCGGGATTAACATGACCATGGAAAATAATC
This region includes:
- a CDS encoding FUSC family protein, yielding MNFLTKSAFIFSLKTTLAAFLAFYLALELNLEKPTWSLTTVYVVSQIYTASTVSKSLFRLAGTVLGGVFIFLIYPSTVMYPVMFSLAVSCWVAVCLYLSLHDRTPKSYIFMLAGYSAAIMGFPDVTTPSDISYTVISRIEEVAVGIIISSLVHVLIFPVSMRSLLENSVNNWYQQAKKVCGSLLTQHQSADSPERDQILVQMANYPLNVEVLMTHCAYEANQVQRLVRLVSAQYQHLSYLVPTLTAIEKRLKLLAAENIQLPEEMRLSVTRFLAWLDDSAEENSESVTRQLEETQSIIQQRFLTNELGTEQSLLFTGLIERLQNFVRILTAYHGVEVRLSQLKRRRGKPEVMHRKKYVDEGMAALSSFTAFIATFVCCLLWIGTGWSSGSNAAMFAAVTCSFFATHDSPIGGMRIFMKGVVIAIAISIFYSMVIIPRAITFEALIICLSPALIFMGLIIANPATNFIGLIIATQLPGYIGFSHDFAPNTFATINAALSTTVGIVLSLVITLLIRNKRPSWIARRALRAGLRELLQLLGDIRLQKSTLLQRQQFIQRMLDRINIILPRNVVDPGINMTMENNLITELWLGANLFDFYGRYYQILQQAGVRTDPLFHEISLYLKRRLKNIHELPGGDVLRELERVLVQMEPLAKNNINLYMPFYFVFNIRLALFPAVRWSSSQGQWQLSGDVE